One segment of Clostridium ljungdahlii DSM 13528 DNA contains the following:
- the era gene encoding GTPase Era yields the protein MFKSGFITIIGRPNVGKSTLLNNIMGEKLSIVSCRPQTTRNSIQTILTEDDFQLVFVDTPGIHKPKHKLGDYMVKAAEDSIKDVDLVLFLTTPELEPGKGDLYILEELKKCNVPVFLVLNKIDENPEQRVAETLKNYSAIFNFVEVIPISALKKKNVEELIDLMVKYMPEGPKYYPDDMITDKQEKFIVSEIIREKALRLLSKEVPHGIAVEIDSMKKDSKGIYNIEATLLCEKDSHKGIIIGKNGAMLKKISTYARKDIEKFLDTRVYLKVWVKVKKEWRDSDRLLKELGYK from the coding sequence ATGTTTAAATCAGGATTTATTACAATAATAGGAAGACCTAATGTGGGAAAATCAACACTTTTGAATAATATAATGGGGGAAAAGTTGTCTATTGTATCTTGTAGGCCGCAGACTACTAGAAACAGTATACAGACTATTCTAACAGAGGATGATTTTCAGTTGGTTTTTGTAGACACACCAGGTATACATAAACCCAAACATAAACTGGGGGACTATATGGTTAAAGCTGCTGAGGATTCCATCAAAGATGTAGATTTGGTGCTTTTTTTAACTACTCCTGAATTAGAGCCAGGCAAAGGGGATTTGTATATTTTAGAAGAACTTAAAAAATGTAATGTACCTGTGTTTTTAGTTTTAAATAAAATAGATGAAAATCCAGAACAGAGAGTAGCAGAAACTTTAAAAAATTATTCAGCTATATTTAATTTTGTGGAGGTAATACCTATATCTGCATTAAAGAAAAAGAATGTGGAAGAATTAATAGATCTTATGGTAAAGTATATGCCTGAAGGACCTAAATATTATCCGGATGATATGATTACGGATAAACAGGAGAAATTTATAGTGTCTGAGATAATTAGGGAAAAGGCACTCAGGCTTCTTTCCAAAGAAGTCCCACATGGAATAGCAGTAGAAATAGACTCAATGAAAAAAGACTCAAAGGGAATTTACAATATAGAAGCTACATTACTCTGTGAAAAAGATTCCCATAAGGGTATAATTATAGGTAAAAATGGTGCCATGTTGAAGAAAATTTCAACTTATGCAAGGAAAGATATTGAAAAATTTTTAGATACTAGGGTCTATTTAAAGGTATGGGTTAAAGTTAAGAAAGAATGGAGAGATAGTGATAGATTGTTAAAAGAATTAGGATATAAATAG
- the recO gene encoding DNA repair protein RecO — protein MGDDFLNIFKTRAVIIKTQDIKESDKLVWLFTEKLGKIATIARGSKSSKNSLFSTTLQFCYGDYVVYKGKNLYVINESSLIDSFQDLLNDLNDLTYASYFCELTDIAMNDGETSSELFRYLVTCFYLIRSHGVDVETLARAFELKILQITGYGLNFDHCALCRKKITSFDYLNLQYLGGVCSECEKVNGIPIKYATSSALKYLSKIPLENVYKVILSEDVKKELYKILTLIISQNYFRKPKSLDVLNCLQSFEKNKN, from the coding sequence GTGGGGGATGATTTTCTGAACATATTCAAAACTAGAGCTGTCATAATTAAAACTCAAGATATAAAAGAGTCAGATAAATTGGTATGGCTTTTTACTGAAAAATTAGGCAAGATAGCAACTATAGCTAGAGGATCAAAAAGTAGTAAAAACTCTCTATTTTCTACTACACTTCAGTTTTGTTATGGAGATTATGTAGTGTATAAAGGTAAGAACTTGTATGTAATAAATGAAAGTAGTTTAATAGATTCATTTCAGGATTTATTAAATGATTTAAATGATTTAACTTATGCTTCTTATTTTTGTGAACTTACCGATATAGCAATGAATGACGGTGAAACTAGCAGTGAATTATTTAGATATCTGGTTACTTGTTTTTATCTTATAAGAAGTCATGGAGTTGATGTAGAAACTTTAGCCAGAGCATTTGAACTAAAAATTTTACAGATTACAGGATATGGTCTTAATTTTGATCATTGTGCTCTATGTAGAAAAAAAATTACCTCTTTTGATTATTTAAATCTTCAGTATTTAGGTGGAGTTTGCAGTGAATGTGAAAAAGTAAATGGTATACCTATAAAATATGCTACGTCAAGTGCGCTCAAATATTTGTCTAAAATTCCTTTAGAAAATGTATATAAGGTTATATTATCAGAAGATGTAAAAAAAGAACTATATAAAATTTTAACATTAATTATTTCTCAAAACTATTTTAGAAAACCTAAAAGTTTAGATGTTTTAAATTGCCTTCAAAGTTTTGAAAAAAATAAAAATTGA
- a CDS encoding DUF4342 domain-containing protein: MSEITLEKIDIIRERTGVTYAEAKEALENCEGNVVDALIYIEETEKSTKDSMYTTKDEFLDWLKDLVRKGNVTRIKIRREDRTVLDIPVNAGIAATLTALVWPPLIAIGILTAVFTKLSIEIIKDDGSVEVVDKIIKSGVKSTVDDVKDKVFNAASSVKDKFTNKNEDEDKNTYKYTVKFDDIDEDEKGYGENEEKSSDKQ, encoded by the coding sequence ATGAGTGAAATAACATTAGAAAAAATTGATATTATAAGAGAGAGAACTGGGGTAACTTACGCCGAAGCAAAGGAAGCTTTAGAAAATTGTGAAGGAAATGTGGTTGATGCACTTATATATATAGAAGAAACTGAAAAATCAACTAAGGATAGTATGTATACTACAAAAGACGAATTTCTTGATTGGTTAAAGGACTTGGTTAGAAAGGGAAATGTAACTAGGATAAAAATAAGAAGAGAGGATAGAACAGTACTTGATATTCCAGTAAATGCAGGTATTGCAGCTACATTAACAGCACTTGTATGGCCTCCACTTATAGCTATAGGCATATTGACTGCTGTGTTTACAAAACTGAGCATAGAGATAATAAAAGATGATGGAAGTGTAGAAGTAGTAGATAAAATAATAAAAAGTGGAGTAAAGAGCACTGTAGATGATGTAAAAGATAAAGTTTTTAATGCAGCATCTTCTGTAAAAGATAAATTTACTAATAAAAACGAAGATGAAGATAAAAACACATACAAGTATACTGTAAAATTTGATGACATTGATGAGGATGAAAAAGGATATGGAGAAAATGAGGAAAAAAGTAGTGATAAGCAATAA
- a CDS encoding helix-turn-helix transcriptional regulator, with the protein MDIIKLSPRQEKIIELVKEHAPITSEQLASKLNVTRAALRPDLAILTMTGILEAKPKVGYIYSQKPSYSLLYDYIMEIKVKDIMSKPVMVDENTTVYDAILYLFLNDVGTLFIENNGVLIGAVSRKDFIKIAMGSTDMHKIPVGVIMTRMPNIVCVQKDDPAYLAAQKIMEHEVDSLPVVEKSYDKSKNETFKIIGKVSKTNITRLFVKIGESK; encoded by the coding sequence GTGGACATCATAAAATTATCACCAAGGCAAGAAAAAATAATAGAATTAGTAAAAGAACATGCACCAATAACAAGTGAACAGCTTGCGTCTAAATTGAATGTTACAAGGGCAGCTTTAAGACCTGATTTAGCCATACTTACAATGACAGGCATATTAGAGGCAAAACCAAAGGTTGGATATATATATTCTCAAAAACCTTCTTACAGTTTATTATATGATTATATAATGGAAATAAAAGTAAAAGATATAATGTCAAAACCAGTAATGGTAGATGAAAATACTACTGTGTATGATGCGATACTATACTTGTTCCTAAATGATGTAGGGACTTTATTTATAGAAAACAATGGTGTTTTGATAGGAGCTGTTTCTAGAAAAGATTTTATAAAAATAGCTATGGGCAGTACAGATATGCATAAAATACCTGTAGGTGTAATAATGACAAGAATGCCTAATATAGTATGTGTGCAGAAGGATGATCCTGCATATTTAGCAGCTCAAAAAATAATGGAGCATGAAGTAGATAGTCTTCCAGTAGTAGAAAAGTCTTATGATAAATCCAAAAACGAGACGTTTAAAAT